One window of Nicotiana tomentosiformis chromosome 11, ASM39032v3, whole genome shotgun sequence genomic DNA carries:
- the LOC138900832 gene encoding uncharacterized protein produces the protein MAPRKKERIGQGANVTPGVEIDSILDDGFPPAAPASSSGVSDGDLREAIRMLAQIVASQAQRSNVAPSFSSQPGDSTSSRVSKFLQLDPPVFTGTDPEEDPQDFIDDMHKTLQVMCATKTEGAELASYSLKGVAYSWFEMWEDSREEGSLPMRWSEFADAFIDHFLPAETKAARAAEFENIKQGSMSAWEYNMIRAPVQICHL, from the exons atggcgcctaGGAAGAAGGAAAGAATTGGCCAAGGAgctaatgtcaccccaggagtggaaATTGATTCGATACTTGATGATGGGT ttccaccagCAGCCCCAGCTTCCAGTTCTGGTgtatctgatggggatcttagggaaGCCATAcggatgttggctcagatagtggcttcccaggcccagagatcaaatgttgcacccagtTTTTCTAGTCAACCAGGAGATtccactagttccagggtgagCAAATTTCTCCAGttggaccctccagtgttcacaggtactgatcctgaggaggacccccaagacttcattgatgaTATGCACAAGACTCTCCAAGTTATGTGTGCTACTAAGACAGAGGGagcagagttggcctcctacagcctgaaaggggtggcctattcttggtttgaaatgtgggaggactcccgtgaggagggaagccttCCGatgagatggagtgagtttgccgatgcttttattgatcatttcttgcctgccgagactaaggcagcccgtgccgccGAGTTTGAGAACATAAAACAAGGGAGCATGAGTGCGTGGGAGTATAATATGATTCGCGCgcctgtccaaatatgccatctaTGA